The following are encoded in a window of Streptomyces sp. 11x1 genomic DNA:
- a CDS encoding menaquinone biosynthetic enzyme MqnA/MqnD family protein, which translates to MDNSRNRPRVGHIQFLNCLPLYWGLARTGTLLDFELTKDTPEKLSEQLVRGDLDIGPITLVEFLRNADDLVAFPDIAVGCDGPVMSCVIVSQVPLERLDGARVALGSTSRTSVRLAQLLLAESVGVQPSYYTCPPDLSLMMQEAEAAVLIGDAALRANLLDGPSFGLEVHDLGAMWKAWTGLPFVFAVWAARRDYLEREPEVTRKVHEAFLASRDLSLTEVAKVAEQAARWEAFDERVLERYFTTLDFRFGGPQLSAVAEFARRVGPTTGFPADVKVDLLS; encoded by the coding sequence GTGGACAATTCTCGCAACCGGCCGCGCGTCGGCCACATCCAGTTCCTGAACTGCCTGCCCCTCTACTGGGGGCTCGCGAGAACGGGCACACTCCTCGACTTCGAGCTCACCAAGGACACCCCCGAGAAGCTCAGCGAGCAGCTGGTGCGCGGGGACCTCGACATCGGGCCCATCACCCTGGTCGAGTTCCTGCGCAACGCGGACGACCTGGTCGCCTTCCCTGACATCGCCGTCGGCTGCGACGGCCCGGTGATGTCGTGCGTGATCGTCTCCCAGGTGCCACTCGAACGCCTGGACGGCGCACGCGTCGCCCTGGGTTCGACCTCGCGCACCTCCGTACGCCTCGCGCAGCTGCTGCTGGCCGAGAGCGTCGGCGTACAACCGTCGTACTACACCTGCCCGCCCGATCTCTCGCTGATGATGCAGGAGGCGGAGGCGGCCGTGCTCATCGGTGACGCGGCGCTGCGCGCGAACCTGCTCGACGGGCCGAGCTTCGGCCTGGAGGTGCACGACCTGGGTGCCATGTGGAAGGCGTGGACGGGGCTGCCGTTCGTCTTCGCGGTGTGGGCGGCGCGGCGTGACTACCTGGAGCGGGAGCCCGAGGTCACCCGCAAGGTACACGAGGCGTTCCTCGCCTCCCGGGACCTGTCCCTGACCGAGGTGGCCAAGGTCGCCGAACAGGCGGCCCGCTGGGAGGCATTCGACGAGCGGGTCCTGGAGCGGTACTTCACGACCCTGGACTTCCGCTTCGGCGGTCCGCAGCTGTCCGCGGTCGCCGAGTTCGCGCGGCGGGTCGGCCCCACCACCGGATTTCCGGCGGACGTGAAGGTCGACCTGCTTTCCTGA
- a CDS encoding cold-shock protein, which produces MATGTVKWFNAEKGFGFIAQEGGGPDVFVHYSAINASGFRSLEENQQVSFDVTQGPKGPQAENVTPV; this is translated from the coding sequence ATGGCTACCGGAACCGTGAAGTGGTTCAACGCCGAAAAGGGCTTTGGCTTCATCGCCCAGGAGGGTGGCGGCCCGGACGTCTTCGTCCACTACTCCGCCATCAACGCGAGCGGTTTCCGTTCGCTGGAGGAGAACCAGCAGGTCTCCTTCGACGTGACGCAGGGCCCGAAGGGTCCGCAGGCGGAGAACGTCACCCCCGTCTGA
- a CDS encoding XRE family transcriptional regulator has translation MSDAAPSEAKPPSRLPLDWIAAALRRERTRAGLSLSELAKRAGIAKSTLSQLEAASGNPSMETLWALGVALGVPFSVLIEPPMPAVQVVRAGEGPTVHSEHSSYTAVLLSASPPGARRDIYRTRLEPGSVRESEPHILGTVEHLTVSTGRVKAGPRGEEVELGPGDYMAFRGDVPHSYEALAPGTTFVLVMQHM, from the coding sequence ATGTCCGACGCAGCACCCTCGGAAGCGAAGCCCCCGTCCCGGCTCCCGCTCGACTGGATCGCCGCCGCCCTCCGCCGGGAGCGCACCCGCGCCGGTCTCTCCCTCTCCGAGCTGGCCAAGCGCGCCGGGATCGCGAAGTCGACGCTGTCCCAGCTGGAGGCGGCGAGCGGCAATCCGAGCATGGAGACGCTGTGGGCGCTGGGCGTGGCGCTCGGGGTGCCGTTCAGCGTGCTGATCGAGCCGCCGATGCCGGCGGTGCAGGTGGTCCGGGCGGGGGAGGGGCCCACCGTCCACTCGGAGCACTCCAGCTACACGGCGGTCCTGCTGTCCGCCAGTCCGCCGGGCGCGCGCCGCGACATCTACCGGACCCGGCTCGAACCGGGGTCGGTGCGGGAGTCGGAGCCGCACATCCTGGGAACGGTCGAGCACCTCACCGTGAGCACGGGCCGGGTGAAGGCGGGCCCGAGGGGCGAGGAGGTCGAACTCGGCCCCGGTGACTACATGGCGTTCCGCGGCGACGTGCCGCACTCGTACGAGGCGCTGGCTCCGGGGACGACGTTCGTCCTGGTGATGCAGCACATGTAG
- a CDS encoding AzlC family ABC transporter permease, translating to MRSLLRTPQVRDPALFRDVSLVCAAGGVVGVSFGAISVAGGLPVWVPVVMSLIVYAGAAQFSAVGILLAGGGPFAAAATGLLLNTRNAAFSLAVADLLGPGRTARFVGAHLVTDETVAFALAQSDPVRRRVAFWVSGLGLFTVWNVCVLAGALAGTALGDTATYGLDAAFPAVLAALVLPALRERPPVRRAALLGALVALAATTVTPTGVPVLLALAGLLVWRASPEGKGAADGRTS from the coding sequence ATGCGTTCGCTGCTCCGAACACCTCAGGTCCGTGATCCCGCCCTGTTCCGGGACGTCTCCCTCGTCTGCGCCGCCGGGGGTGTCGTCGGTGTCTCCTTCGGGGCGATCTCGGTGGCGGGCGGGCTGCCCGTGTGGGTGCCGGTGGTGATGTCTCTGATCGTGTACGCGGGGGCGGCGCAGTTCAGCGCGGTCGGGATCCTGTTGGCCGGGGGTGGCCCGTTCGCGGCGGCGGCCACCGGCCTGCTGCTCAACACCCGCAACGCCGCGTTCAGCCTGGCGGTCGCCGACCTCCTGGGGCCGGGGAGGACCGCCCGGTTCGTGGGCGCGCATCTCGTCACCGACGAGACGGTGGCCTTCGCCCTGGCGCAGAGCGATCCGGTACGGCGGCGGGTCGCGTTCTGGGTCTCGGGGCTCGGCCTCTTCACCGTCTGGAACGTGTGCGTCCTGGCCGGGGCCCTGGCCGGCACCGCGCTGGGCGACACCGCCACGTACGGCCTCGATGCCGCCTTCCCGGCGGTGCTCGCCGCGCTGGTCCTGCCGGCCCTGCGGGAGCGGCCGCCCGTACGGCGGGCCGCGCTGCTCGGGGCGCTCGTCGCGCTGGCGGCGACCACGGTCACGCCGACAGGTGTTCCCGTGCTGCTGGCGCTGGCCGGGCTGCTGGTCTGGCGGGCGTCGCCGGAAGGGAAAGGCGCGGCGGACGGGAGGACGTCGTGA
- a CDS encoding AzlD domain-containing protein, whose translation MLALAVGTYALRLTGPALHGRVEIPVRVRELLAGAAVVLLVALLATGALTEGGAFAGWARPAGVLAGGVLAWRKAPFAVVVLGAAATTAGLRALGIG comes from the coding sequence ATGCTCGCGCTCGCCGTGGGGACGTACGCCTTGCGGCTCACCGGGCCCGCGCTGCACGGGCGGGTGGAGATCCCCGTACGGGTGCGGGAGTTGCTGGCCGGGGCCGCCGTGGTGCTGCTGGTGGCACTGCTGGCCACGGGCGCCCTGACGGAGGGCGGCGCTTTCGCGGGGTGGGCACGGCCCGCCGGGGTGCTGGCGGGCGGGGTGCTGGCGTGGCGGAAAGCCCCGTTCGCGGTGGTGGTCCTGGGCGCGGCGGCGACCACGGCGGGGCTGCGGGCACTGGGGATCGGGTAG
- a CDS encoding AAA family ATPase: MDGRGRARRAPGGGALLRGLVGRERERRLMDDLLVAGGAGGAALLLWGEPGIGKTALLDYAAERAAAGGSGAAPATVLRARGIETETVLPFATLGDLLMPHSSLFRELPGAQRAALESCLALSGDPADPPGNPYAACMGALNVLAALGDERPVVVLVDDLHWVDPSSQRVLLFVARRLSSERVALALGSREDHGESGPRRSIPAVQVGGLAPEECAALLEGRVTPDVLADLVRVSGGNPLALREIAGALTDEQARGERPLLDPPSLGSHLERAWAARIDGLPDTARRALVVLAASRSTAAGPLRKALEVAGLSLDALSPAEEDGLITATADGLDFHHPVLRALVLGRAPLAHRYAAFQALAEVSTGSLHAWYRASATPGPDEEAAAALADAAREARRRSAFGESALAWRRAAELTPDPAPRADRLHHAASDALLSGSPAGPQWCEEALRITPDPAVRAAIQGLLGRMYTWKGETAQAYALLMNAADAVRGSDRTRACLLLAEATAAARLDGHVPAAVRVAEESLALASESGPERWYSLSMLGGALIMSGRTARGREMLEAADRHGGGDPVRDQQVYAIAGQAWSRAEEFVRGRRLLNTAVESARRHSAVGVLGFTLAVRGELETRIGQWASARGDLTESLRWAEELGQLTCVSYTLYCLARLEALRGERVECEEHVARARRECGTYGIGCQEFHMTAVLGLSALAHGDHDAAVDQLEQTLSLAVEQGIGNPEVVPFAADLAEAHVRAGNATRAAEVVSWLEERARETGLASAEAAAARVRGLLAGTPEEAEAFFGVALKAHQRTTGPFDWARTLLCEAEVLRRYRRPGAARAPLASALACFERLGAVPWARRAAGELAAAGGVLGTARSAGSGTGGMGGALNQLTPQEFQVSRAIARGLNNTEAAASLFVSRKTVEAHLTRIYRKLHVRSRTDLTRLLTAADLVD, translated from the coding sequence ATGGACGGGCGGGGCCGGGCACGGCGGGCACCAGGGGGTGGCGCATTGTTACGGGGACTCGTCGGTCGGGAGCGGGAACGCCGACTGATGGACGACCTGCTCGTGGCGGGTGGGGCGGGTGGGGCGGCACTGCTGTTGTGGGGCGAACCCGGTATCGGGAAGACCGCCCTGCTCGACTACGCGGCGGAGCGGGCGGCGGCCGGCGGCTCCGGCGCGGCCCCGGCCACGGTCCTGCGCGCCCGGGGCATCGAGACCGAGACCGTGCTCCCCTTCGCCACCCTCGGCGACCTACTGATGCCCCATTCGTCCCTTTTCAGGGAACTCCCCGGCGCCCAGCGCGCCGCCCTGGAGTCCTGTCTGGCCCTGAGCGGCGACCCGGCGGACCCGCCGGGCAACCCCTACGCCGCCTGCATGGGCGCCCTCAACGTGCTCGCGGCGCTCGGCGACGAGCGCCCGGTCGTGGTCCTCGTCGACGACCTGCACTGGGTGGACCCCTCCTCCCAGCGCGTCCTGTTGTTCGTCGCCCGCCGCCTCTCCAGCGAACGTGTCGCCCTGGCCCTGGGCTCCCGCGAGGACCACGGCGAGTCGGGGCCGCGCCGCAGCATCCCCGCCGTGCAGGTGGGCGGGCTGGCCCCGGAGGAGTGCGCCGCCCTGCTGGAGGGCCGCGTGACCCCCGACGTGCTCGCCGACCTCGTACGCGTCAGCGGAGGCAATCCGCTCGCCCTGCGGGAGATCGCGGGCGCGCTGACGGACGAACAGGCGCGCGGGGAGCGGCCGTTGCTCGATCCGCCGTCCCTCGGCAGTCATCTGGAGCGTGCCTGGGCGGCCCGGATCGACGGACTGCCGGACACCGCCCGCCGGGCCCTGGTCGTGCTGGCCGCCAGTCGCTCCACGGCGGCGGGTCCGTTGCGCAAGGCCCTGGAGGTGGCCGGGCTCTCCCTCGACGCGCTCTCCCCCGCCGAGGAGGACGGCCTGATCACGGCCACGGCGGACGGGCTGGACTTCCACCACCCGGTGCTGCGCGCGCTGGTGCTGGGCCGCGCCCCTCTCGCGCACCGGTACGCCGCGTTCCAGGCGCTGGCCGAGGTGAGCACCGGCTCGCTGCACGCCTGGTACCGGGCGTCCGCGACCCCCGGCCCCGACGAGGAGGCCGCGGCGGCGCTCGCCGACGCCGCGCGGGAGGCCCGTCGGCGCAGCGCCTTCGGCGAGTCGGCGCTGGCCTGGCGGCGCGCCGCCGAGCTCACCCCGGACCCCGCGCCGCGCGCGGACCGCCTCCACCACGCCGCCTCCGACGCCCTGCTCAGCGGTTCCCCGGCGGGCCCGCAGTGGTGCGAGGAGGCCCTGCGCATCACCCCCGACCCGGCCGTACGCGCCGCCATCCAGGGCCTGTTGGGCCGTATGTACACCTGGAAGGGCGAGACGGCCCAGGCGTACGCCCTGCTCATGAACGCCGCCGACGCCGTGCGCGGCTCGGACCGTACCCGGGCCTGTCTGCTGCTGGCGGAGGCGACGGCCGCCGCGCGCCTGGACGGCCATGTCCCGGCGGCGGTCCGTGTCGCGGAGGAGTCCCTCGCCCTCGCCTCCGAGTCCGGGCCCGAACGCTGGTACAGCCTGTCGATGCTGGGCGGGGCCCTGATCATGTCCGGCCGTACGGCGCGGGGGCGCGAGATGCTGGAGGCCGCCGACCGGCACGGCGGCGGTGACCCCGTCCGCGACCAGCAGGTGTACGCGATCGCGGGGCAGGCCTGGAGCCGGGCGGAGGAGTTCGTCCGGGGGCGCCGGCTCCTCAACACGGCCGTGGAGTCCGCCAGGCGGCACAGCGCGGTGGGCGTGCTGGGCTTCACCCTCGCCGTACGCGGGGAGCTGGAGACCCGGATCGGCCAATGGGCGTCCGCGCGGGGCGACTTGACGGAGTCCCTGCGCTGGGCGGAGGAACTGGGCCAGCTGACGTGCGTGAGCTACACGCTGTACTGCCTCGCCCGGCTCGAAGCCCTGCGCGGTGAGCGGGTCGAGTGCGAGGAACATGTGGCGCGGGCCCGGCGGGAGTGCGGGACGTACGGCATCGGCTGCCAGGAGTTCCACATGACGGCGGTGCTCGGGCTGTCGGCCCTGGCCCACGGTGACCACGACGCGGCCGTCGACCAGCTGGAGCAAACGTTGTCACTGGCGGTCGAGCAGGGCATCGGGAACCCCGAGGTGGTGCCCTTCGCGGCGGACCTGGCCGAGGCGCACGTACGGGCGGGGAACGCGACGCGTGCCGCCGAGGTCGTGTCCTGGCTGGAGGAGCGGGCCCGGGAGACGGGCCTGGCGTCGGCGGAGGCGGCGGCCGCCCGGGTCCGGGGGCTGCTCGCGGGGACGCCGGAGGAGGCCGAGGCGTTCTTCGGGGTCGCGCTGAAGGCCCACCAGCGGACGACGGGGCCGTTCGACTGGGCGCGGACCCTGCTGTGCGAGGCGGAGGTCCTGCGACGTTACCGCCGCCCGGGGGCCGCGCGCGCCCCGCTGGCCTCCGCCCTGGCCTGCTTCGAACGGCTGGGCGCGGTGCCGTGGGCCCGGCGGGCCGCCGGTGAACTCGCGGCGGCGGGCGGCGTCCTCGGCACCGCCCGGTCCGCCGGCAGCGGCACCGGCGGCATGGGCGGCGCCCTGAACCAGCTGACCCCTCAGGAGTTCCAGGTGTCGCGGGCGATCGCCCGTGGCCTCAACAACACGGAGGCGGCGGCCTCGTTGTTCGTCTCCCGGAAGACGGTGGAGGCCCATCTCACCCGGATCTACCGCAAGTTGCACGTCCGCTCCCGGACAGACCTGACGCGCCTGCTGACGGCGGCGGACCTGGTGGATTGA